One genomic region from Nymphalis io chromosome 18, ilAglIoxx1.1, whole genome shotgun sequence encodes:
- the LOC126775375 gene encoding zinc finger protein 697-like — protein MAPITLKVENETESCSVCGGGGDLFTPEEHDAGAPPMQVPLRAMLLHINNNKVVPEGKLCVSCVRRAIEAYEFSTALSTRAMPPLSEKIRALRRRLHELTQKIDVFIVVGGPGVNSGGAYSEDDIIMVERDALAAAAAADDEDLEKARNACGEAVYQCSICPMSFQQASEYRAHIAIHPGGARHSCWTCGAQFNSRDALRDHTTLHAAALSLVCQLCNVTCHSGAEMRRHEASCATCPLCALQCPSRAALAAHARRSHGDEPPLLCALCFRTLDDRAAGAAHALAHRQAERFVCGYDACILRFASRGDLLAHIRRSHARAEPAPAPAPPPPTCAHCGRTFGSVAAMKRHARVHRKEIQQESDWQIEGEALETLDAMEGMEVLEGDVEYLEVEALDEFE, from the exons atggcACCAATTACATTAAAAGTGGAGAATGAAACAGAATCATGTTCCGTGTGTGGAGGTGGCGGTGATCTGTTCACTCCTGAAGAACACGACGCGGGCGCACCGCCGATGCAAGTTCCCCTGCGGGCAATGCTCTTGCACATAAACAATAATAAG GTAGTTCCTGAAGGTAAATTATGTGTAAGCTGCGTTCGTCGTGCAATAGAAGCTTATGAGTTTAGTACGGCATTGAGTACCCGAGCAATGCCTCCTTTAAGTGAAAAAATTCGGGCTCTACGAAGGAGACTCCACGAGCTTACCCAGAAAATAGACGTATTTATAGTTGTAGGTGGTCCCGGTGTTAATTCGGGAGGAGCTTATAGTGAGGATGATATTATAATGGTGGAACGAGATGCATTGGCAGCAGCAGCTGCAGCTGATGATGAAGATCTTGAAAAGGCAAGAAATGCTTGTGGAGAGGCAGTATATCAATGTTCAATATGCCCTATGTCATTCCAG CAAGCCAGCGAGTACCGCGCACACATCGCCATCCACCCGGGCGGCGCGCGCCACTCGTGCTGGACGTGCGGCGCGCAGTTCAACAGCCGCGACGCGCTGCGCGACCACACCACGCTGCACGCCGCCGCTCTCAGCCTCGTCTGCCAGCTCTGCAACGTCACGTGCCACAGCGGCGCGGAGATGCGGCGCCACGAGGCGAGCTGCGCGACGTGCCCGCTGTGCGCGCTGCAGTGCCCGTCGCGCGCGGCGCTGGCGGCGCACGCGCGGCGCTCGCACGGCGACGAGCCGCCGCTGCTGTGCGCGCTGTGCTTCCGCACGCTGGACGaccgcgcggcgggcgcggcgcacGCGCTGGCGCACCGCCAGGCCGAGCGCTTCGTGTGCGGGTACGACGCGTGCATCCTGCGCTTCGCGAGCCGCGGCGACCTGCTGGCGCACATCCGGCGCAGCCACGCGCGCGCCgagcccgcgcccgcgcccgcgccgccccccCCCACGTGCGCGCACTGCGGCCGCAC GTTCGGCTCCGTGGCCGCCATGAAGAGACATGCGCGCGTGCATCGAAAGGAGATTCAACAG GAATCCGATTGGCAGATAGAGGGTGAGGCATTGGAAACCTTGGACGCCATGGAAGGGATGGAGGTATTGGAAGGTGACGTGGAGTATCTTGAAGTTGAAGCCCTTGATGAATTTGAGTAA
- the LOC126775378 gene encoding small nuclear ribonucleoprotein Sm D3, which produces MSIGVPIKVLHEAEGHIVTCETNTGEVYRGKLIEAEDNMNCQMTQVTVTYRDGRVAQLENVYIRGSKIRFLILPDMLKNAPMFKRQGNKPTAGRGKSAILRAQAAGRGRAGGRGGGHRGGWQGGSGPSRR; this is translated from the exons atgtcTATTGGTGTGCCTATTAAGGTATTACATGAGGCTGAGGGCCATATAGTGACCTGCGAAACAAACACCGGTGAAGTTTACCGCGGAAAGCTGATCGAAGCTGAAGATAACATGAATTGCCAGATGACGCAGGTGACGGTCACATATAGAGATGGCAGAGTTGCTCAGCTCGAGAATGTATACATCAGAGGATCCAAAATTCGTTTCCTAATATTACCTGATATGCTGAAGAATGCACCTATGTTTAAACGACAAGGGAATAAGCCCACGGCTGGGCGTGGGAAGAGCGCTATATTACGAGCGCAAG ctGCTGGTCGAGGACGAGCAGGTGGTAGAGGTGGCGGCCATCGTGGAGGCTGGCAAGGTGGCTCCGGACCTTCTAGACGATAA